A portion of the Deinococcus peraridilitoris DSM 19664 genome contains these proteins:
- a CDS encoding deoxynucleoside kinase, with protein MYLAISGNIGSGKSSLTGLLSERYNLAPVYEAFDQNPYLEDFYRDMRRYSFHSQVFFLSKRLEQHLALINGASGVIQDRTVFEDAGIFARNLFETGQMEARDWETYLGLFQGILPALRAPDLLIHIDASLGTLKGRISKRGRDYEQTIPDAYLRSLNRLYDEWVTLYDHSPVIRVPGDRIDFVQERGGFEWICERIEGLGFGVPLLR; from the coding sequence ATGTACCTGGCGATTTCCGGCAACATCGGCAGCGGCAAAAGCAGCCTGACCGGGCTGCTCAGCGAACGCTACAACCTCGCGCCCGTCTACGAAGCCTTCGATCAGAATCCCTACCTGGAAGACTTCTACCGGGACATGCGCCGCTACAGCTTTCACAGTCAGGTCTTCTTTCTTTCCAAACGCCTGGAGCAGCACCTTGCCCTCATCAACGGCGCCAGCGGCGTCATTCAGGACCGCACGGTCTTCGAGGACGCCGGTATCTTCGCCCGCAACCTCTTTGAGACCGGACAGATGGAAGCGCGTGACTGGGAAACCTACCTTGGCCTGTTTCAGGGCATCCTGCCCGCCCTGCGTGCGCCCGATCTGCTCATTCACATCGACGCATCCCTCGGCACCCTCAAGGGGCGCATCTCGAAACGGGGGCGCGATTACGAGCAGACCATTCCCGACGCCTACCTGCGCAGTCTGAACCGCCTGTACGACGAATGGGTCACCTTGTACGACCACTCGCCCGTGATTCGCGTTCCAGGCGACCGGATTGATTTCGTGCAGGAGCGGGGAGGGTTTGAGTGGATTTGTGAGCGGATTGAGGGGTTGGGGTTTGGGGTGCCGCTTTTGCGGTGA
- a CDS encoding deoxynucleoside kinase, with amino-acid sequence MYLVVEGPIGVGKTSLTRLLAREFGARVNLEIVEENPFLAAFYENPSAFAFQVQVFFLLSRFKQLQALSQAELFAGNVVSDYLFDKDFIFAAMNLRDHEFSLYEDLYRHLKPRLARPDLVVYLRAESDLLLARIAQRGRPFEQAMESAYLADLTKRYDEYFRTYDGKVLFVDASEYDYVGNPSDETAILRRVRDALHDELVVS; translated from the coding sequence ATGTATCTGGTTGTCGAAGGTCCCATCGGGGTGGGCAAGACCAGCCTCACCCGACTGCTCGCGCGTGAGTTCGGCGCACGCGTCAACCTGGAAATCGTCGAGGAAAATCCTTTCCTGGCCGCATTCTATGAAAATCCAAGTGCGTTTGCCTTCCAGGTGCAGGTGTTCTTTCTGCTCTCCCGCTTCAAGCAGCTTCAGGCGCTTTCCCAGGCCGAGCTCTTCGCGGGCAACGTGGTGTCAGACTACCTCTTCGACAAGGACTTCATCTTCGCCGCCATGAACTTGCGCGATCACGAATTCAGCCTGTACGAGGACCTTTACCGACACCTCAAACCTCGCCTGGCCCGCCCGGACCTGGTCGTCTACCTGCGTGCCGAAAGCGACCTGCTGCTCGCGCGCATCGCGCAGCGTGGCCGTCCCTTCGAACAGGCAATGGAAAGCGCTTATCTCGCAGACCTCACGAAACGCTACGACGAGTACTTCCGCACTTACGACGGCAAGGTGCTCTTCGTCGACGCCAGTGAGTACGACTACGTCGGCAACCCGAGCGATGAAACGGCCATTCTGCGGCGCGTACGGGACGCCCTGCACGACGAACTCGTGGTGAGCTGA